The Callithrix jacchus isolate 240 chromosome X, calJac240_pri, whole genome shotgun sequence genome contains a region encoding:
- the SMIM10L2B gene encoding small integral membrane protein 10-like protein 2B produces the protein MAASAALSAAAAAAALSGLAVRLSRSAAARGSYCAFCKGLTRTLLTFFDLAWRLRMNFPYFYIVASVMLNVRLQVRIE, from the coding sequence ATGGCGGCGTCCGCGGCTCTGtcggcagcggcggcggcagcggcccTGTCTGGCCTGGCGGTGCGTCTGTCGCGCTCGGCGGCGGCCCGCGGCTCGTACTGCGCCTTCTGCAAGGGGCTCACGCGCACGTTGCTCACCTTCTTCGACCTGGCCTGGCGGCTGCGCATGAACTTCCCCTACTTTTACATCGTGGCCTCGGTGATGCTCAACGTCCGCCTGCAGGTGCGGATTGAgtga